In the genome of Candidatus Bathyarchaeia archaeon, the window CAAGCTGTACTTCCGCCCACTCATACTCCGCACCCACACACCCTGTGGTATTTAGCAGGTAGATGTTGACTGGATCAGCCGAAGCCTCCCGAGCCTTCACGAACTCGTAGAAACGAATCACATGCGCAGCGTTACCCACACCCATGGTGAACGGGAGACAGTACCGGCTCTCATATTTCGACTCCCCAACACCTACCCGACTTTGAGCAGGATGCCCAGTGGTGCGTCCCTCAGCCAACACCTTCGCCGCGAATGCGGCGTCATTTATCTTCACCCAAGCATAGTCGGAGGTGTATCCTGGGCTTATGAAGACAGCCATATTTAGGGGGCCGCTGGAATCTACGTCACCGTCGAAATAGCCAGTATCCTCAAGCCTGAACACAGTCCTCGCATTTTGGTTGAGTTTACCCCAGTACTGGAAGAGTCTCCCTTCGAAACTTGGGTTGCCGTCTGAACTAAACTCGGTATTCTCGTGTAGAGCCCATGGAACTGTAGCCGCGTTGTATATTGCTACTTGGTCTTCAGTGATGTCCTCGGTCTTCGTCCAGCTGCCTCTCTCCGAACTCACAACACGGTCTGGGAAGATGCCAACGATGTCGTCATTCTTGATACACTGATCTCTAACGAGTTCTAGGACATCAACCCCAAACTTCTCCTTATATAAAGGAGCATTGTGCTCATTGAAGACATACATCCCATGAGTTGATTTCCCACTACCAGTAAGACCCCAAGTACACATCACTATCCTCTTTTCCGTGCCATCGAGCTGTTTGACAGTAAACTCTTTGAGAGAGGCATGCTCCCCAATCCCACCCCTCTTATACACGTGAAATATCCAGTGTGACAGAAAACCCTTCTTCACCTCTCCCTGATAGGAGCTACAGGTCACGATCGTATAATTGTGATTAGGAAATCGAATCACTCTGAGCATCTCAGCCTTACCTGGAACATTGGGATTTTCGAGGTAATGCGGGATACAGAAAAGCATCACATCAGGCTTCGCTCTTGGATCACCTGGGAAGTTGATCTGGCTCCAGCGATAAGCAATATCAGGGAACTGCGGATCGCAATAAAGCCGACATCTCATCTCCGCCCTAGATCCAGGCTTCCCAAGGTTTGCGTCAACTTGGATCATCGGCTGGCAGAGTATGTGCTCTAAAACTCTTAACATCAACTGCTTATGTTCAACCCTCAAATCTTCCTCTCTCTCAACAACAACACTGCCAGCTGCACTCCTACTCCAGATATTCGACGTCCAGTTCCAACTGCCATTCCTATATTGGGTGCCATAGAGCTTTGCTCTCTCAAACAAGTCTGGAGGATTATTCAGAATCGCAGTTATGCCAGCTGACTCCTTTACCTTAATGATTCTCTCAAAGATCTTCAGGAAGCTTGCGATGGTTATATCTTCCAATCTTATCGGATGTTCACCCATTAACGGCATAGCCCACCAGCCGACCCGTTTTTCTATACATTTTACCACAGCAACAATATAAACGATTCTTAAACAGCCAACCAAACTTACCTGAATCACCCACAAAAACACTCAACCTAAAGTTCCATCGTCAATACAAGTTCGCATGAAAAATTCGCCAAGATTTATAAGTAACTACAGAGAACTCTATCTCTCCAGAGATATCGGTCAGATAAGAAAAATCTAAGGGAGCAGAGTTGGCTCCTGTAAGCCTCAGCGTCATCATACCTGTCTACAAAGAGTCCGCCCTGCTCGAGACGGTTCTAGCGAAACTGCTGGAAGATAAATACCAGCCCAAAGAGATAATCGTTACAATCGATGAGCCCACCGAAAAAAGCCGGGATTTGGCTAGAAAGATGAGGGGGCAGGTGAAGTTCCACCTCAACCCGCAGAGGCTGGGTAAAGCGGTTGCATTGAACCAAGCCGTCAAAGATTCTAGTGGAGAGATCCTCTTCTTCCTAGACGGCGACGTAGACATCAAAGACCAAGACCATAATTTTCTGAGCGTTTTGGTCGAAGAGATGAGAGATACAGACCTGTTGGATATAAGAAAAGGAGTGATAAGGCAATCTTTCCTCTCACGGCTCATCAGTTATGATTTCCTAGTAATTAACATGACCAACTGGATATACTCGCGCTCGGGGAGGGCTCTAGGAATAAACGGCTCAGCGTTCGCAGTAAAAAGGCAAGTGTTCGATAAGTTAGGCGGCTTCAAGGCTGTTCTATCGGAGGATATGGATTTCACGATGCGCTGCTTCCTAGCGGATTGCAGATTCAAGTTCACGAACAAGATTGAAGTGTTGAATGAGGTCCCTAATACATGGAAAGCGTGGTATGCCCAAAGGATGAGGTGGGCTATAGGCTCACTTCTCTGGTTTAAGGATTATTACAAAGAGATAGGGAAGAGTTTAGTAAAGTATCCCATATTCTTACTGCCCCTAATAATTGTATGTACACCCTCCATAATATTCACAGTTTCATACCTCCTAACCTACAACCTACTCTACGGTGCGTTAACAATCCTTTTACTGCCTTTCTCACCTATACTGGCTGGAGTGACATTACTCGTGAAATGGGCTATCGCCTTTGTAATCTACATAACAGGCTTCGGGGTCTCATCTTCATTATTCAAGGTTATATCCGCCAAGCTCAGGTACCTCTACTACTTTGCCGAGTACGTCGTCTACTTTTTTGTCTATTCGCCTCTCTTACTCGCCGTGACATTGATAGGCTTCATCCACCTAATTTTGCGGTATGAAAATATAGTTGAGACTCAGGTTCGGTGGGAAATCTAAAAGCAAAGCTGGAACAGGGACACTAACCTTTAAACCGAAGTCCCCCGGAACAGCCTAGGGGCATCATCGGGAAGTAATTTCCATTATAACCCTGGCTGTTTCTGTGTCCTTAGGTTCAAGCTTTTTCGTGTATAGACCGAACCCATACTCTTGGTAAGTTACCTTCTGCATATTGAGATTTGAGAGTGTTAGAGGGTCGTGAAGAGAGTACCAGATGGCGACTGGAACATCACCGGTCGTAGCGATCGCGTCAAAAGCCTCTTTAAGATACTGGATCTGAACCTGCGGTGTATGAGGATAAAATAACCTGTTTCGGAAGGCATAGAAGCCGAACTCAGTCACCCATAGCTCCTTATCCCCAACCGTGTCTTCCATTAGCTTCTTAACAGCTTTTATCCTCTCCCTCCATGTGTTCGCGCCTCCTGGTTCATATGTTCCAGGATAGCCATGTAGCCCTATAAAGTCTACATGTCGGAGATAGCCTCCCCGCGCCATCCGCTCAATAAATTTAAGTGCCCACGGACCAGTTAAGCCACAGAGCCAAGCTACATTCATCCCGACTTTTATTTGTGGGTTGACACTTTTGGCTCTCTGCGCCGATAAGTCCAAGAGACGACCGAAGTTGCCGATGGAGCTTCTCCAGAACCACCTACAGTTCGGCTCATTCCAAAACTCGTAGGCATCTATCTTTCCATCATATCTCTTGACTAGTTCTTTTATGTATTCTAGAAATTCTTCTCTGTTCTTTGGTGGTTTTGGGCTGCCGATCGTCCAGGTTCCCAGTATTGGAAGGATATTAATTTCTCTTCTACGCGCCTCCTCAACTATCTCGTCCACCATCTCAAACTTCGCCTTATCTCTTTGCCACAAAGAGAATGGGAAGTCTGTCCTGAGCCACTT includes:
- a CDS encoding glycosyl hydrolase; this translates as MALKRVQEAWNQALCNFYYGLSYVGTLVQELSSIKDRKADGVSTNVVEKRVEKIRGKPEFGVCSYLPDLLHYRERVIPLLGELGVKWLRTDFPFSLWQRDKAKFEMVDEIVEEARRREINILPILGTWTIGSPKPPKNREEFLEYIKELVKRYDGKIDAYEFWNEPNCRWFWRSSIGNFGRLLDLSAQRAKSVNPQIKVGMNVAWLCGLTGPWALKFIERMARGGYLRHVDFIGLHGYPGTYEPGGANTWRERIKAVKKLMEDTVGDKELWVTEFGFYAFRNRLFYPHTPQVQIQYLKEAFDAIATTGDVPVAIWYSLHDPLTLSNLNMQKVTYQEYGFGLYTKKLEPKDTETARVIMEITSR
- a CDS encoding phosphoenolpyruvate carboxykinase (ATP), yielding MVGCLRIVYIVAVVKCIEKRVGWWAMPLMGEHPIRLEDITIASFLKIFERIIKVKESAGITAILNNPPDLFERAKLYGTQYRNGSWNWTSNIWSRSAAGSVVVEREEDLRVEHKQLMLRVLEHILCQPMIQVDANLGKPGSRAEMRCRLYCDPQFPDIAYRWSQINFPGDPRAKPDVMLFCIPHYLENPNVPGKAEMLRVIRFPNHNYTIVTCSSYQGEVKKGFLSHWIFHVYKRGGIGEHASLKEFTVKQLDGTEKRIVMCTWGLTGSGKSTHGMYVFNEHNAPLYKEKFGVDVLELVRDQCIKNDDIVGIFPDRVVSSERGSWTKTEDITEDQVAIYNAATVPWALHENTEFSSDGNPSFEGRLFQYWGKLNQNARTVFRLEDTGYFDGDVDSSGPLNMAVFISPGYTSDYAWVKINDAAFAAKVLAEGRTTGHPAQSRVGVGESKYESRYCLPFTMGVGNAAHVIRFYEFVKAREASADPVNIYLLNTTGCVGAEYEWAEVQLGGRRVKVPKTKFRVEGTRIKPVGGTGPSIEETELFLLQAARKAVEYEPHPVWGERVLVPVKVPGLTERRLKELNPFTYRSMDEMKLLLESQLAVSKFYLDQQCPGLPDSIYNSMDF
- a CDS encoding glycosyltransferase family 2 protein gives rise to the protein MAPVSLSVIIPVYKESALLETVLAKLLEDKYQPKEIIVTIDEPTEKSRDLARKMRGQVKFHLNPQRLGKAVALNQAVKDSSGEILFFLDGDVDIKDQDHNFLSVLVEEMRDTDLLDIRKGVIRQSFLSRLISYDFLVINMTNWIYSRSGRALGINGSAFAVKRQVFDKLGGFKAVLSEDMDFTMRCFLADCRFKFTNKIEVLNEVPNTWKAWYAQRMRWAIGSLLWFKDYYKEIGKSLVKYPIFLLPLIIVCTPSIIFTVSYLLTYNLLYGALTILLLPFSPILAGVTLLVKWAIAFVIYITGFGVSSSLFKVISAKLRYLYYFAEYVVYFFVYSPLLLAVTLIGFIHLILRYENIVETQVRWEI